The genomic window ATCTATAACACTAGCATAATATTATCAAAATTAAACATAGATATTTTGGCTATTTAGTTCATAAACTTACCCCTTGAAACAATATGATTATTTCTACCGAAGTAAAGAAGAAATATCGATCAAAGTTCCGTCAGGACCGGTGAGAAGCATTCGTTTTTGACCATAAAAAGTATCAGTAGGTTCTTGTACGATACGGTAACCTTTTTCCGTAGCAATCCGAAAACTTTCTTCGACATCATTTACCACAAAAGTCAAATAGGCACCTCCTGGGTTTTTAGACAAATCATTAGGTACAAGATGATGATTAACAGCTAAAAAACCAATTTCAAAACCAGTAGTATGATTTTTTAATTGAATATACCAATCACTTTCAAAAGTAGTTTTGAGATCGAATAGTGTATGGTAAAATAAACTACTAGCCCCTAAATCCTTAGATAAAATATTGATTATAAACCTATTCATTATGAAAATGGTATTATCAACAGTTAATCCGCCAAATCCGCAATTTTACCCTTTACTTTTTGAAGCGTTTGTATTAACTGTTCGATTTCCTGTTCGGTAAGGCTTTCCTGAACTGCCGGAATCAAATCGTACATGATGGGAATTACTTGTTCAATAACTTCTTTTCCATGTGCCGTCAGGAAAATACGATTAATTCTTCGATCGGACATATCTGTTTTACGAACCACCAAGTCCTTACTTTCCATACTATTCACTAAGCGGGTCATAGAGGTTTTATCCCTATGTGTGATAAAAGCCAAATCATTTTGGGATTGACCATCCTTAACACGTAACCTTTTTAAAACGCTCCATTGTTCTTTAGAAAGATCCAGGCCTTTCTCTTTAAATGCTTTCTGAACTAAAAACCCAAAGTCATAATGTATTTTTCCTATCCAGGATAAGGCATGTGAGGTTAAATCAATAGCTTTGGTCTCTTTCATCTTTTCCATTTTATCGTTTGTACAACATTCTGCTTTTACAGCAAAGTATCGCTAATCTAATACATCAGGTACGTTTGATTATGATTAAATTATCCCATACCTAATTTATGACTGGCAAAAATATTTATAAAATTCTGTTTATTCCTTATGGAATTAATAATTAGTACAAATTTAATCATAAATTGATTTTTTCTTTACAACCTAATTTTGAATTTGCTCTTATTCAGTTTATAATCAAACTCATTCTAACTACTTCATTTGATGGTCGGTATTTTTCTAAAAATGTAAGTTAACTAACTGATTATTATTTGTTTGACAATAAGTTATTTATCCATTTAAATTCTCCAACTCCCCTTGCGATTGTTCCCAGTTTTCCATTAATTTTTGAAGCTGTTGTTTTTTATCCTGGTAACTGTTAAAAAATCCTGGTTTGGCAATGGTTTGATCATAATTAAGTGCCAACTCCAAATCAATTTCTTTAATTTCTTTTTCTAACTTATTAATTTTTGATTCGGTGTTGCTAATCTTATTTGTAAGGGATTTAATCTTTTTTTGTTTTTTATAATCAAGCTTGGTATCATTCTTAACTTCGGTTTTTTCTGAAACCACAACTTTTTTCTTCTCAATTTCTTTTAAATCGGAAATTTTACGCTGATCCAGGTAAAAATCAATATCTCCCAGATATTCCCGGATGTTTTTGTTTTTAAATTCGTAAACCAAATTAGTTAAACCTTGTAGAAAATCCCGGTCG from Aquimarina sp. ERC-38 includes these protein-coding regions:
- a CDS encoding MarR family winged helix-turn-helix transcriptional regulator; amino-acid sequence: MKETKAIDLTSHALSWIGKIHYDFGFLVQKAFKEKGLDLSKEQWSVLKRLRVKDGQSQNDLAFITHRDKTSMTRLVNSMESKDLVVRKTDMSDRRINRIFLTAHGKEVIEQVIPIMYDLIPAVQESLTEQEIEQLIQTLQKVKGKIADLAD
- a CDS encoding VOC family protein — protein: MNRFIINILSKDLGASSLFYHTLFDLKTTFESDWYIQLKNHTTGFEIGFLAVNHHLVPNDLSKNPGGAYLTFVVNDVEESFRIATEKGYRIVQEPTDTFYGQKRMLLTGPDGTLIDISSLLR